The following proteins are co-located in the Gordonia polyisoprenivorans genome:
- a CDS encoding ABC-F family ATP-binding cassette domain-containing protein: MTATLVAKDLAGGHGHRTLFEGLDLTVAPGDVVGVVGANGAGKTTLLRILAGDLDPIEGEVSPAPADGFVGWLPQEHARVPGETIAQYVARRTGCAQATEAMNTAAEMLSSNPPPGGPDPADVYAAALDHWLATGAADLDERLPAILADLGLRGAGHSGDLDLGSTLMTSLSGGQAARVGLAALLASRFDIVLLDEPTNDLDLDGIQRLETFVDGLRAAVVLVSHDREFLARTVTRVLELDLAQHTTTIYGGGYDAYLEEREVLRRHKREAYDEFADKKADLVARARVQREWSSHGVRNAIKKAPDNDKLRRKAAADSSEKQAQKVRQMESRIARLEEVAEPRKEWVLDFSIGSAPRSSSVVATLDEVVVRQGDFVLGPVSLQVDAGERIGIVGPNGAGKSTLLRALLGRVEPDSGRASLGASVAIGEIDQARSQLGGGGSALVARFEELLPDFSVAEIRTLVAKFGLRAGHVERPAAELSPGERTRAAMALLQARGTNVLVLDEPTNHLDLPAIEQLEKALDAYDGALLLVTHDRRMIATVRLDRRWRVESGRVVDDVL, from the coding sequence ATGACCGCAACTCTCGTCGCCAAGGACCTCGCCGGTGGCCACGGCCACCGCACCCTGTTCGAGGGACTCGATCTCACCGTGGCGCCCGGCGACGTGGTGGGTGTGGTCGGCGCCAACGGCGCCGGAAAGACGACGCTCCTGCGGATCCTTGCCGGCGATCTCGACCCCATCGAGGGTGAAGTGTCACCGGCGCCGGCCGATGGCTTCGTCGGATGGCTGCCGCAGGAGCATGCACGTGTTCCGGGCGAAACCATCGCGCAGTATGTGGCGCGCCGGACGGGATGTGCGCAGGCAACCGAGGCGATGAATACTGCCGCCGAGATGTTGTCGTCGAATCCGCCTCCCGGTGGACCCGATCCCGCCGATGTTTACGCTGCGGCACTGGATCATTGGTTGGCCACCGGTGCAGCCGACCTCGATGAGCGACTACCGGCGATCCTGGCCGACCTGGGTCTGCGCGGCGCCGGGCACAGCGGTGACCTCGACCTGGGGTCGACGCTGATGACCTCATTGTCCGGTGGACAGGCGGCGCGGGTCGGACTCGCCGCCCTGCTGGCGTCACGCTTTGACATCGTGCTTCTCGACGAACCGACCAACGATCTCGACCTCGACGGAATCCAACGTCTGGAGACCTTCGTCGACGGCCTGCGCGCGGCGGTGGTCCTCGTCAGTCATGACCGAGAATTCTTGGCGCGCACGGTGACCCGCGTACTCGAGCTCGACCTCGCCCAGCACACCACCACGATCTACGGTGGCGGCTACGACGCCTACCTCGAGGAACGCGAGGTACTGCGTCGCCACAAGCGCGAGGCCTATGACGAATTCGCCGACAAGAAGGCCGACCTCGTCGCCCGCGCACGTGTTCAGCGGGAGTGGTCGAGTCACGGTGTGCGCAACGCGATCAAGAAGGCGCCCGACAACGACAAGCTGCGCCGCAAGGCAGCCGCCGATTCCAGCGAGAAACAAGCCCAGAAGGTACGGCAGATGGAGAGCCGCATCGCACGCCTCGAGGAGGTCGCCGAGCCGCGCAAGGAGTGGGTTCTCGACTTCTCCATCGGGTCGGCACCGCGGTCGAGTTCAGTGGTCGCCACCCTGGACGAGGTCGTGGTCCGGCAGGGTGATTTCGTCCTCGGCCCGGTCTCGCTGCAGGTCGACGCCGGCGAGCGGATCGGCATCGTCGGCCCCAACGGGGCGGGCAAATCCACCCTGCTGCGCGCGCTGCTCGGCCGCGTCGAACCCGATTCCGGGCGGGCGTCGCTGGGCGCGAGTGTGGCGATCGGTGAGATCGACCAGGCGCGTTCCCAGCTCGGTGGGGGCGGCAGTGCGCTCGTCGCGCGCTTCGAAGAGTTGTTGCCGGACTTCTCGGTGGCCGAGATCCGAACGCTGGTGGCGAAGTTCGGGTTACGGGCCGGCCACGTCGAACGCCCGGCCGCCGAGCTCTCCCCCGGTGAACGAACCCGTGCCGCGATGGCGCTCCTGCAAGCCCGCGGCACCAACGTGCTGGTGCTCGACGAACCGACCAACCACCTCGATCTGCCCGCGATCGAGCAGTTGGAGAAGGCGCTCGACGCCTATGACGGGGCGTTGCTGCTGGTGACCCATGACCGGCGGATGATCGCGACCGTCCGCCTCGATCGCCGGTGGCGGGTGGAGTCCGGCCGCGTCGTCGACGACGTGTTGTGA